A single region of the Thioalkalivibrio nitratireducens DSM 14787 genome encodes:
- a CDS encoding type II secretion system F family protein has protein sequence MDVDAWWLALVSLALVAFALGLLGWGLVRRVHEDELIGRRIGGVRGQGGAAQGLARLGSLATGMRPAVSKRAPAFDPAELSRLLAQAGYPRPVHRRVFVTVANVLPVAVGLLGFLWLSASGQLEARPLAGLAMVTILAVLLPKRVLGVLAARRQARIGHEAGLFVQLLRLLLEAGLSLEHALRVIATEARTLLPDTAQELELVLQRVEAGQELAEALDEMSHALQVPEIEDAAPILRQFVQQGGGVRGPLKKLSDLILDRQETRSQEKISKMAAKMSVVMMVFLFPALLAFLAAPGLMALGRGLMGVGDG, from the coding sequence GTGGACGTCGATGCATGGTGGTTGGCCCTGGTGTCGCTGGCACTGGTCGCGTTCGCGCTCGGGCTGCTCGGCTGGGGACTGGTGCGGCGCGTGCACGAGGACGAGCTGATCGGCCGACGCATCGGCGGCGTACGAGGGCAGGGCGGGGCGGCCCAGGGATTGGCACGGTTGGGTAGCCTGGCGACCGGGATGCGCCCGGCCGTATCCAAGCGGGCGCCGGCGTTCGACCCGGCCGAACTCAGCCGCTTGCTGGCGCAGGCCGGGTATCCGCGCCCGGTGCACCGCAGAGTCTTCGTGACGGTTGCGAACGTGTTGCCGGTCGCGGTCGGGCTGCTCGGGTTCCTGTGGCTCTCGGCATCCGGCCAGCTGGAAGCGCGGCCGCTGGCCGGGTTGGCTATGGTGACCATTCTCGCAGTGCTGCTGCCCAAGCGCGTGCTGGGGGTGCTGGCTGCACGGCGCCAGGCCCGGATCGGGCACGAGGCAGGGTTGTTCGTGCAGTTGCTGCGCCTGCTGCTGGAAGCGGGGCTGTCGCTGGAACATGCGCTGCGGGTGATTGCGACCGAGGCCCGAACGCTGCTGCCGGACACGGCGCAGGAACTCGAGCTGGTGCTGCAAAGGGTCGAGGCCGGGCAGGAACTCGCCGAGGCGCTCGACGAGATGTCGCACGCGCTCCAGGTGCCCGAGATCGAGGATGCCGCCCCGATCCTGCGCCAGTTCGTGCAGCAGGGGGGCGGGGTGCGCGGGCCACTGAAGAAGCTGAGCGACCTGATCCTGGACCGGCAGGAAACGCGGTCGCAGGAGAAAATCAGCAAGATGGCGGCGAAAATGAGTGTGGTGATGATGGTTTTCCTGTTTCCGGCGCTGCTGGCGTTTCTCGCGGCGCCCGGGTTGATGGCCCTCGGACGCGGCTTGATGGGGGTGGGCGATGGCTGA
- a CDS encoding prepilin peptidase: MIAVAAVAWAALCGWLDLHTRRLPNALTLGAAGVGALVLLLRGETLLHQASPGSALLAFGLALVLTLPGYALGRLGAGDVKLLAAMALLGGLTALLWAFVVGAFAAVIVFAGWSLFWRIQFMPSVYRWVSRAGGPVPDPRTVRIPFAPGLALGFALSLPLASRLAAG, translated from the coding sequence ATGATCGCGGTCGCGGCAGTCGCCTGGGCCGCGCTTTGCGGCTGGCTCGATCTGCATACACGGCGCCTTCCCAACGCACTCACGCTCGGCGCTGCCGGCGTGGGGGCGTTGGTTCTGTTGCTGCGTGGCGAGACGCTGCTGCATCAGGCATCGCCTGGTTCTGCATTGCTCGCGTTCGGCCTTGCGCTCGTCTTGACGCTGCCCGGCTACGCGCTCGGGCGGCTCGGGGCCGGCGACGTGAAGCTGCTCGCGGCGATGGCGCTACTCGGTGGTCTCACCGCGCTGCTCTGGGCCTTTGTCGTCGGCGCATTCGCGGCCGTGATCGTCTTCGCCGGCTGGTCGCTGTTCTGGCGCATCCAGTTCATGCCGTCGGTCTACCGCTGGGTATCCCGGGCCGGAGGGCCGGTCCCCGACCCGCGCACGGTGCGCATTCCTTTCGCCCCGGGGCTCGCGCTCGGCTTCGCGCTGTCGCTGCCGCTCGCGTCCCGGCTGGCCGCAGGCTAG
- a CDS encoding C39 family peptidase: protein MPRSVLNRLLRPPADFRRVQRQSWPESCGAAALATLLAEVHALPVTEADVLERLGTRKVVGLDQLQQVCAQYGLRAFGYALDWDGLGRAGRPALLHLPGASAVGHFAVLRGIGPARVWLADPARGNLRLARSQFLRRWAPRGAEGRALYVAAPEADWLPLGEEALRAPPVADEDWFPARQSPQRDGVPDMDD, encoded by the coding sequence ATGCCGCGGTCGGTACTGAACCGGCTGCTGCGGCCGCCGGCGGATTTCCGACGGGTCCAGCGCCAGTCCTGGCCGGAATCCTGCGGCGCGGCTGCGCTGGCCACGCTGCTCGCCGAGGTCCACGCGCTGCCGGTGACCGAAGCCGACGTGCTCGAACGCCTGGGTACGCGGAAGGTGGTCGGTCTCGACCAGTTGCAGCAGGTTTGCGCGCAGTACGGGCTGCGGGCGTTCGGCTATGCGCTGGACTGGGACGGCCTCGGCCGCGCGGGAAGGCCGGCGCTGCTGCACCTGCCGGGGGCTTCCGCCGTCGGCCATTTCGCGGTGCTGCGCGGTATCGGCCCGGCGCGGGTCTGGCTGGCGGATCCCGCGCGCGGCAACCTGCGGCTTGCGCGGTCGCAGTTCCTCCGCCGCTGGGCGCCGCGCGGGGCGGAGGGACGGGCGCTCTACGTCGCGGCGCCGGAGGCCGACTGGCTGCCGCTGGGCGAAGAGGCGCTGCGGGCGCCGCCGGTCGCGGACGAGGACTGGTTTCCGGCGCGGCAATCGCCGCAGCGCGATGGCGTGCCGGACATGGACGACTAG
- a CDS encoding Flp family type IVb pilin, with product MFKQAIIEFFRDDEGASGIEYALVAAMVALAIVAFVPQVRDAVTEIFTSIADTLSESVAE from the coding sequence ATGTTCAAGCAAGCGATTATCGAGTTCTTTCGCGACGACGAAGGCGCCAGCGGTATCGAATACGCGCTGGTCGCCGCGATGGTGGCGCTGGCGATCGTCGCCTTCGTTCCGCAGGTCCGCGACGCCGTCACCGAGATCTTCACGTCCATCGCCGATACGCTGTCCGAGTCTGTAGCAGAGTAG
- a CDS encoding pilus assembly protein CpaE, translating to MERQNFIAVFESDRELQWLKAGLAQVGEVVSAEGRPLEDVVDLVDMTGALVVFVGLQPANTARMTAFIEGLLVAKPMLSVVAVGDGMDSDLVLAAMRAGARDFLTPGARTSELTGLVRRLQQRLPSGQSVSANHGRFVAVLNARPDLGNAFFAEHLALGLQQRVAGARVLLLDLGLPPGDSLQLLGLESSFSFLDAVRNLRRLDQTLIESAFPAHGSGLKLLAMPEEAGGIEDVTSAEIYLLLGVLKQHFTHVVLNLSGVPPSDFLQLLLSHAEQILLLVDQSVPSCNQNFRRLRLIKDWGLQDRLAGFLIDRYEPKVAPDQAALAKSFDLPLLAALPPAPAVRLRAANLGRSVFEVAPRDRYAAAVEEVLGRLGETGSARRGGLARLIGLSHGSR from the coding sequence ATGGAACGCCAGAACTTTATCGCGGTTTTCGAGAGTGACCGCGAACTGCAGTGGCTGAAAGCGGGCCTCGCCCAGGTTGGCGAGGTCGTTTCGGCGGAGGGCCGGCCGCTGGAAGACGTGGTGGATCTGGTCGACATGACCGGCGCGCTGGTCGTGTTCGTCGGCCTGCAACCGGCCAACACGGCCCGCATGACCGCGTTCATCGAAGGCCTTCTGGTCGCGAAGCCGATGCTCAGCGTCGTTGCGGTGGGGGACGGCATGGACAGCGACCTGGTGCTGGCGGCGATGCGTGCCGGGGCGCGGGACTTCCTGACCCCGGGTGCGCGAACCTCCGAGCTCACGGGCCTGGTGCGGCGCCTGCAGCAGCGGTTGCCGTCCGGCCAGTCCGTGTCAGCCAATCATGGCCGATTCGTCGCCGTGCTCAATGCCCGTCCCGATCTGGGCAACGCCTTTTTCGCCGAGCACCTGGCGCTGGGTCTGCAGCAGCGGGTGGCGGGCGCGCGCGTGCTGCTGCTCGACCTCGGCCTGCCTCCGGGCGACAGCCTGCAGTTGCTCGGTCTGGAGAGTTCGTTCAGCTTCCTGGACGCGGTACGCAACCTCCGGCGCCTGGACCAGACGCTGATCGAGAGCGCGTTTCCGGCCCATGGCTCGGGGCTGAAGCTGCTCGCGATGCCCGAGGAGGCCGGCGGGATCGAGGACGTCACCTCGGCCGAGATCTACCTCCTCCTGGGGGTGCTCAAGCAGCATTTCACGCACGTCGTGCTCAACCTCAGCGGGGTACCGCCGTCGGACTTTCTGCAACTGCTGCTGTCGCATGCCGAGCAGATCCTGTTGCTGGTCGATCAGAGCGTGCCGAGCTGCAATCAGAACTTCAGACGCCTGCGTCTGATCAAGGACTGGGGGTTGCAGGACCGGCTGGCGGGGTTTCTGATCGACCGCTACGAGCCGAAAGTGGCGCCCGACCAGGCGGCTCTCGCGAAATCCTTCGATCTGCCGCTGCTCGCGGCACTGCCCCCGGCCCCGGCAGTGCGCTTGCGGGCCGCCAACCTCGGTCGCAGCGTGTTCGAGGTCGCCCCCCGCGATCGCTATGCGGCGGCCGTCGAGGAGGTGCTCGGCCGGCTGGGCGAGACCGGGTCGGCACGGCGCGGCGGGTTGGCGCGGCTGATCGGGCTGAGCCACGGATCACGTTGA
- a CDS encoding type II and III secretion system protein family protein has translation MRTDTIDRFRRARPRQAGHIFRMVGLLGALALVWPAAAAAQAGCADLAPALPRVQDLQVGAQQSLRLPVPAERVAVGDPNVADVQMVGTHGFLLTGIGAGTTSLMVWTRCARDPVKSVLMVAGPAAVAVHERVPPREARAELPAQVQTDIRLVEVSRNKLREAGISLLGRRASSNFLVGSPEVLGGQTFSPGTFGTISPGITAPEAGFNIFYGGGGRNFLALLNALEGSGFAYTLAEPSLVALSGQKASFLAGGEFPIPVPSGRGDSVTIEFKEFGVRLSLTPTVVDRDRIMLKVAPEVSELDFQAGIRLEGTSVPALRVRRTDTTVALADGESFVLSGLVSSSTIASVDKLPGLGTLPVLGAFFRSSRFEAEDRELLMIVTPRLVRPLAADAELPELPGRHFHEYDPSFAELFLFEDGSFSRRMGLWD, from the coding sequence ATGAGAACCGACACGATCGACCGATTCCGCCGCGCCCGGCCGCGCCAGGCCGGGCATATCTTCCGGATGGTGGGGCTGCTCGGTGCCCTGGCGCTGGTGTGGCCGGCGGCAGCGGCCGCGCAAGCTGGCTGCGCGGATCTGGCCCCGGCGTTGCCGCGGGTGCAGGATCTGCAGGTCGGGGCGCAACAATCCCTGCGGCTGCCGGTACCCGCCGAGCGGGTCGCGGTGGGCGACCCGAACGTCGCCGACGTGCAAATGGTCGGAACCCATGGGTTTCTGCTGACGGGTATCGGCGCCGGCACGACATCGCTGATGGTCTGGACCCGCTGCGCGCGGGATCCCGTGAAGTCGGTCCTGATGGTCGCCGGTCCGGCCGCGGTGGCGGTGCACGAACGCGTGCCCCCGCGCGAGGCGCGCGCCGAACTTCCGGCGCAGGTCCAGACCGATATCCGGCTGGTCGAGGTGAGCCGGAACAAGTTGCGTGAAGCCGGGATCTCGCTGCTCGGCCGGCGGGCGTCGTCCAATTTTCTGGTCGGTTCGCCCGAGGTCCTGGGCGGCCAGACGTTCAGTCCAGGCACTTTCGGGACCATCTCGCCGGGGATTACCGCGCCGGAGGCCGGTTTCAACATCTTCTACGGCGGCGGCGGACGCAATTTCCTCGCCTTGCTGAACGCGCTCGAGGGCAGCGGTTTCGCCTATACGCTCGCCGAGCCCAGCCTGGTGGCGCTCAGTGGCCAGAAGGCGAGTTTCCTCGCCGGCGGCGAGTTTCCCATCCCGGTGCCGAGCGGCAGGGGCGACTCGGTGACCATCGAGTTCAAGGAGTTCGGTGTGCGTCTGTCGCTGACGCCGACCGTGGTCGACCGCGACCGGATCATGCTCAAGGTCGCACCCGAGGTGAGTGAGCTGGACTTCCAGGCCGGCATCCGGCTCGAGGGTACCTCGGTGCCGGCGCTGCGGGTGCGGCGCACCGATACGACCGTGGCACTGGCCGATGGCGAGAGTTTCGTTCTCAGCGGCCTGGTTAGTTCCAGTACCATCGCCAGCGTCGACAAGCTGCCCGGTCTTGGCACGTTGCCCGTGCTCGGCGCCTTTTTCCGGTCATCACGGTTCGAGGCCGAGGACCGCGAGCTGCTGATGATCGTGACCCCCCGGCTGGTGCGCCCGCTGGCGGCCGACGCCGAACTTCCGGAGCTGCCCGGACGCCATTTCCACGAGTACGATCCGAGTTTCGCCGAGCTGTTCCTGTTCGAGGATGGCAGTTTCAGCAGACGCATGGGGCTTTGGGACTGA
- a CDS encoding ABC transporter permease: protein MSGSGIPAVLTDAMALLREHKTRSGLTILGIAVGVWAVVTLLAIGFGARAYIEGQVAVLGSDLLIVTPGNVQDPTSFFNPLIAESLTVRDAERLRNSIPGVLRVAPVSQLQGEVRYGDRRAVASLVGTTPDYLGLRDLRVDIGRPLTAADERAGAPVAVLGAELAERLFGNRPAVGQTVRFQGQSVEVVGVLSRRDDAALGQGQDSDLFAPVSFVQRSIAGVRHVQYLMVQPVSREAKDEVALAIELYLLTKNTALSHGGPIYTVTDMGQIASLAGRLTAAMTWTLASIAAVSLVVGGIGVMNVMLASVSERVGEIGIRRAVGANAGQIRIQFIGEAALLTLLGGFLGMLFAAGSIVLLNQMLPWQGQMESGVVLLVLLFSAAIGGFFGYYPAHKAASLSPMEALRYD, encoded by the coding sequence ATGAGCGGATCCGGGATCCCGGCGGTGCTGACTGACGCCATGGCGTTGCTGCGCGAGCACAAGACCCGCAGCGGCCTGACGATCCTGGGGATCGCGGTCGGCGTGTGGGCGGTCGTCACGCTGCTCGCGATCGGCTTCGGCGCCCGTGCCTACATCGAGGGGCAGGTGGCCGTGCTCGGCTCCGACCTGCTGATCGTGACCCCGGGAAACGTGCAGGATCCGACGAGCTTTTTCAACCCGCTGATCGCCGAGAGCCTGACCGTGCGCGATGCCGAGCGGCTGCGCAATTCGATTCCCGGGGTCCTGCGCGTCGCGCCGGTCTCGCAGCTGCAGGGCGAGGTCCGCTACGGAGACCGGCGGGCGGTGGCAAGCCTGGTCGGTACTACGCCCGACTACCTCGGGCTGCGCGACCTGCGGGTCGACATCGGCAGGCCGTTGACCGCTGCCGACGAGCGTGCCGGTGCCCCGGTCGCGGTGCTCGGAGCCGAACTCGCGGAGCGGCTGTTCGGCAACCGTCCGGCGGTCGGCCAGACGGTGCGGTTCCAGGGGCAGTCGGTCGAGGTGGTCGGCGTGCTGTCGCGCCGCGACGACGCCGCGCTCGGCCAGGGTCAGGACAGCGATCTGTTCGCTCCGGTCAGCTTCGTGCAGCGGTCGATCGCGGGCGTGCGCCATGTCCAGTACCTGATGGTCCAGCCCGTCTCGCGCGAGGCGAAGGACGAGGTCGCGCTGGCGATCGAACTCTACCTGCTGACCAAGAACACCGCGCTGTCGCACGGCGGCCCGATCTACACAGTCACCGACATGGGGCAGATCGCCAGCCTCGCCGGCCGCCTGACCGCCGCGATGACCTGGACGCTCGCCAGCATCGCCGCGGTCAGCCTGGTGGTCGGCGGGATCGGCGTGATGAACGTGATGCTGGCATCGGTCAGCGAGCGGGTCGGCGAGATCGGTATCCGCCGCGCGGTCGGCGCCAATGCCGGCCAGATCCGGATCCAGTTCATCGGCGAGGCTGCATTGCTGACGCTGCTCGGCGGTTTTCTGGGCATGCTGTTCGCCGCCGGCAGCATCGTGCTGCTCAACCAGATGCTGCCCTGGCAGGGCCAGATGGAGTCCGGCGTGGTGCTGCTCGTGCTGCTGTTCTCGGCCGCGATCGGCGGCTTCTTCGGTTATTACCCGGCGCACAAGGCGGCGTCGCTGTCCCCTATGGAGGCCCTTCGTTATGACTGA
- a CDS encoding CpaF family protein — protein sequence MMRLGGFSHSFALKQSESYQSLKLQLHRYLIDAIEEDGVDLGDWVKSSISKYVEEKVAAYAASQQLAVTRYDLDRLTEEMVDELTGYGPLQVLLVDPTVTEILVNGAQHIFVEREGRLAETDLRFIDDAHVIRVIHRILAPLGRRLDESSPMVDARLPDGSRVNAVIPPVALDGPCISVRKFRSDLLRSSDLIAYHSADEAMLDFFRLAVRRRCNILISGGTGTGKTTLLNILSGFIGPTERVVTIEDTGELQLGHSHVVRMETRPPNVEGHGEVTARDLVKNALRMRPDRIILGESRGDEVLDMMQAMNTGHDGSMSTVHANGAIEALLRLETLLGLSGRHIPELTQKQMIGSAVELVINIVRLPSGRRCISEVLELIELREGAYVTNTLFSYDRAQNRFVRSPTRPSIPKLREGYYGDADVMH from the coding sequence ATGATGCGGCTCGGAGGATTTTCCCACAGTTTCGCGCTGAAGCAGTCGGAGAGCTACCAGTCTCTGAAGCTGCAGCTGCACCGGTACCTGATCGACGCGATCGAGGAGGACGGCGTCGATCTGGGCGACTGGGTGAAATCGTCGATCAGCAAGTACGTCGAGGAAAAGGTAGCGGCCTATGCCGCCAGCCAGCAGCTCGCGGTCACCCGCTACGATCTCGATCGGCTCACCGAGGAGATGGTCGACGAGCTGACGGGCTATGGCCCGCTGCAGGTGTTGCTGGTCGATCCGACCGTGACCGAGATCCTCGTGAACGGTGCCCAGCACATCTTCGTCGAGCGCGAGGGACGGCTGGCCGAAACCGACCTGCGCTTCATCGACGATGCGCACGTGATCCGCGTGATCCACCGCATCCTGGCGCCGCTGGGGCGCCGCCTGGACGAATCCAGCCCGATGGTCGATGCGCGCCTGCCCGACGGCAGCCGGGTGAACGCGGTCATCCCGCCGGTCGCGCTGGACGGCCCCTGCATCTCGGTGCGCAAGTTCCGCAGCGACCTGCTGCGCAGCAGCGACCTGATCGCCTATCACTCGGCCGACGAGGCCATGCTGGATTTCTTCCGGCTTGCGGTCCGCCGGCGCTGCAACATCCTGATCAGCGGCGGCACCGGCACCGGCAAGACGACCCTGCTGAACATACTCAGCGGCTTCATCGGGCCGACCGAACGCGTGGTCACGATCGAGGACACCGGTGAGCTGCAGCTGGGCCACAGCCACGTGGTGCGGATGGAAACCCGGCCGCCAAACGTCGAGGGGCACGGCGAGGTCACCGCCCGGGACCTGGTCAAGAACGCGCTCCGCATGCGGCCCGACCGCATCATCCTCGGCGAGTCGCGCGGCGACGAAGTGCTGGACATGATGCAGGCGATGAACACCGGCCACGACGGCTCGATGAGCACCGTCCATGCCAACGGCGCGATCGAGGCGCTGCTGCGGCTGGAGACGCTGCTCGGCCTGTCCGGCCGGCACATCCCGGAACTGACCCAGAAGCAGATGATCGGCTCGGCGGTCGAACTGGTCATCAACATCGTGCGGCTGCCGAGCGGACGCCGCTGCATTTCCGAGGTGCTCGAGCTGATCGAGCTGCGCGAAGGCGCATACGTGACCAACACGCTGTTCAGCTACGATCGCGCGCAGAACCGTTTCGTGCGGTCGCCGACGCGGCCGTCGATTCCGAAGCTGCGGGAAGGCTACTACGGTGATGCGGATGTCATGCACTGA
- a CDS encoding type II secretion system F family protein → MTPAAAMLLAVALVFGAVGLVLLGRSRERAEEEQIARRVSELALRTHETVPNPRRLSRYFERAGIDASPGVVLLLAFGAAAAGLIASLYLGWLGFLLGVGAVSALVAGALQWQYRRRVARIVEQLPGFLEHMIRGLRVGRSIDGALRSAVESSREPLRGVMERVLRAGDLGGSMTEAMMATAQVHRVRELQLLALGVQVNQRFGGSASELFENIVAVLRQRDRSRRQLRALTGETRVSAVVLAVVPIAIAGYMVAMNPDYYAWMLDDPTGRIVLFGAAAWQVLGIFLLWRMLKSV, encoded by the coding sequence ATGACGCCGGCCGCGGCGATGCTGCTGGCCGTCGCGCTGGTCTTCGGCGCGGTGGGTCTGGTGCTGCTCGGGCGCAGCCGCGAGCGTGCGGAGGAGGAGCAGATCGCCAGGCGCGTATCGGAACTGGCGCTGCGGACCCACGAGACCGTTCCGAATCCGCGGCGTCTCAGCCGCTACTTCGAGCGCGCCGGGATCGACGCGAGTCCGGGGGTCGTGCTGCTGCTGGCCTTCGGCGCCGCCGCCGCGGGGCTGATCGCCTCGCTGTACCTCGGCTGGCTGGGTTTTCTGCTGGGGGTCGGCGCCGTGTCGGCCCTGGTGGCCGGGGCGCTGCAGTGGCAGTACCGCAGGCGGGTCGCGCGGATCGTCGAGCAGTTGCCGGGCTTTCTGGAACACATGATCCGCGGCCTGCGCGTCGGACGCAGCATCGATGGCGCGCTGCGCAGCGCGGTCGAGTCGTCTCGCGAGCCTTTGCGCGGCGTGATGGAACGCGTGCTGCGCGCCGGCGACCTCGGCGGCAGCATGACCGAAGCGATGATGGCCACCGCGCAGGTGCACCGCGTCCGCGAGCTGCAGCTGCTCGCATTGGGCGTGCAGGTGAACCAGCGGTTCGGCGGCAGCGCCTCCGAATTGTTCGAAAACATTGTCGCGGTGCTGCGCCAGCGCGACCGCAGCCGGCGCCAGCTGCGGGCGCTGACCGGCGAGACCCGCGTGAGCGCGGTCGTGCTGGCCGTGGTCCCGATCGCGATCGCGGGGTATATGGTGGCGATGAATCCCGATTACTACGCATGGATGCTCGACGATCCGACCGGGCGCATCGTGCTGTTCGGGGCCGCGGCCTGGCAGGTGCTCGGCATATTTCTGCTCTGGCGTATGCTCAAGAGCGTTTGA
- the cpaB gene encoding Flp pilus assembly protein CpaB — MNSRLMTVVAILLLGAAVIAGIAGYQLSRQPEPVAAPPAEPAPPPEPTVEDDARVEVLFAARDLQAGARVGPDDLRVERLSVRPPHAFSEPDAVIGKLLVLPVREGEPLLDTRFFKASQLARTLRPGERALAVAVDDVVGAGGYIAPGDHVDLLLYLKETGARAGPARESAQVVVSDLRVLSYELRLDLPPDGAAEDTDGERDGQRRSNRTAVLAVPEDEAPKVMLAANAGSLRLALHGADERLAVAAADVDVDPGPVDEAAAPVVGLGTLMPRPVAEEPLRFTTIDALLPPAVSPPPDPARRPAPEPRPGVILHRGTQSVEIQP, encoded by the coding sequence ATGAACAGCCGGCTGATGACGGTGGTCGCGATCCTGCTGCTGGGTGCCGCGGTGATCGCGGGGATCGCGGGTTACCAGCTCTCGCGCCAGCCCGAGCCGGTCGCGGCTCCGCCTGCCGAGCCGGCGCCGCCGCCGGAACCGACGGTCGAGGACGACGCCCGGGTCGAGGTATTGTTCGCTGCCCGCGATCTGCAGGCGGGCGCGCGCGTCGGGCCCGACGACCTGCGCGTCGAACGCCTGTCGGTGCGGCCGCCGCACGCGTTTTCCGAACCCGACGCGGTGATCGGGAAGCTGCTGGTGCTGCCCGTGCGCGAAGGCGAGCCACTGCTCGACACCCGGTTCTTCAAGGCCAGCCAGCTCGCGCGGACGCTGCGCCCCGGCGAGCGGGCGCTCGCGGTCGCGGTCGACGACGTGGTCGGTGCGGGCGGATATATCGCGCCGGGCGATCATGTCGATCTGCTGCTCTACCTGAAGGAGACCGGTGCCCGCGCCGGCCCGGCGCGCGAATCGGCCCAGGTGGTCGTCTCGGATCTGCGGGTGCTTAGCTATGAGCTGAGGCTGGATCTGCCCCCCGACGGTGCCGCCGAGGACACCGACGGCGAGCGCGACGGCCAGCGGCGCAGCAACCGCACGGCGGTGCTCGCGGTGCCAGAGGACGAAGCACCGAAGGTGATGCTCGCCGCGAACGCCGGCTCGCTGCGGCTGGCGCTGCACGGCGCCGATGAGCGGCTGGCGGTGGCGGCCGCGGACGTGGACGTGGATCCGGGCCCGGTCGACGAAGCCGCGGCGCCGGTCGTCGGGCTGGGCACGCTGATGCCCCGGCCGGTTGCAGAAGAACCGCTGCGCTTCACCACCATCGACGCGTTGCTGCCGCCAGCCGTGTCGCCGCCGCCGGATCCTGCGCGGCGGCCTGCGCCCGAACCCCGGCCCGGCGTGATTCTGCACCGCGGGACACAGAGCGTCGAGATCCAACCCTGA
- a CDS encoding tetratricopeptide repeat protein, whose translation MAERFRLAWWLLVPLLASGCATVGDRLGKSERADREACASELDQDQKLTLNVVDQLVGDGRQYAALARLDTMPAELPEVALKRAQILRRIGRDEEAEQEFQRSLARCSSGHAHHGLGLLRADAGDYRAAAEHLKLAREHLPVDPRIRNDYGFVLMVLGETEEAHFELMSAMDLSDGDRRPIHNLLLLYFSEERIDAATALISRHGLSRSEVAEVELRVDELELLRGQRLPAAASRTDRNASADAPVEGRDSGERDSRPESSDGRLSPDELAMPPGMRSRPAR comes from the coding sequence ATGGCTGAACGTTTTCGACTCGCGTGGTGGCTTCTGGTGCCGTTGCTGGCGTCGGGCTGTGCCACTGTCGGGGACCGACTCGGGAAGTCCGAGCGCGCGGATCGCGAGGCCTGTGCCTCCGAACTCGACCAGGATCAGAAGCTGACCCTGAACGTGGTCGACCAGTTGGTCGGCGACGGCCGCCAGTATGCGGCGCTCGCGCGCCTGGACACGATGCCGGCCGAACTGCCGGAGGTCGCGCTGAAGCGGGCGCAGATCCTCCGGCGGATCGGGCGGGACGAAGAGGCCGAACAGGAGTTCCAGCGATCGCTCGCCCGGTGTTCCAGCGGGCATGCCCACCATGGCCTCGGGCTGCTGCGTGCCGACGCCGGCGACTACCGCGCGGCAGCGGAGCACCTGAAGCTGGCGCGCGAGCATTTGCCGGTCGATCCCCGCATCCGCAACGACTACGGCTTCGTGCTGATGGTCCTGGGCGAGACCGAAGAGGCGCATTTCGAGCTGATGAGTGCGATGGACCTGAGCGACGGCGACCGTAGGCCGATTCACAACCTGCTGCTGCTGTATTTCAGCGAAGAGCGGATCGACGCCGCGACCGCGCTGATCTCCCGGCACGGCCTGAGCCGGTCCGAGGTCGCGGAGGTCGAGCTGCGCGTCGACGAACTCGAGCTGCTTCGGGGCCAGCGCTTGCCCGCGGCGGCGAGCCGCACCGACCGCAATGCGTCTGCCGACGCGCCGGTGGAAGGCCGCGATTCCGGCGAGCGCGATTCCCGGCCGGAGTCGTCGGACGGTCGACTGTCGCCCGACGAACTGGCGATGCCGCCCGGGATGCGGTCCCGACCGGCACGCTGA